In Cutaneotrichosporon cavernicola HIS019 DNA, chromosome: 1, one DNA window encodes the following:
- a CDS encoding uncharacterized protein (Major Facilitator Superfamily) encodes MSEKNYEQDPADTEVDAREEVKVDEAAFKRALLKLDVIFLPVLTLIYFLNFLDRANIGNAKAAGLTEDLGMTARQYSIALTVTYVPYIVAELPLTLAIKKVGPNILIPVLVISWGLVTTFQGFVTSYPGLLVARFFLGLTEGAILPSSMTYLSNFYRRADMGKRVAFFFSATSLAGAFSGLLAAALLNMHGLGGKKGWAWIFIIEGLLTIVCGVGSFFILPRTPGTAWWLKPEERVALVAALERDAPIAEQKEKLTWSACVSALKAPQVWFMFTQFFASGAMLYGMAYFSPTIVGSLGYKGTKIQLMSVPPYVVSAVFALACCWASDRLQMRGPFVILSSLVSVIGYAMYRGSTDKHVQYGALFLQVMGAYTVAPLQSTWMPNNLAPFYRRVTGITMGFISTNSGGILSTWLFPKPPFHKGADVLLGMSASIVIWAAANMAYLGWENKKRARAGGFEGNAAPGDDGVPGDRSVHYRYIL; translated from the exons ATGAGCGAGAAGAATTACGAGCAAGACCCCGCAGACACCGAGGTAGATGCGCGTGAagaggtcaaggtcgacgaggcggcgttcaagcgcgcgctgctcaagctcgacgtcatcttcctccccgtccTCACGTTGATCTACTTTCTCAACTTTTTGGAC CGCGCCAACATCGGCAACGCAAAGGCCGCAGGCCTGACCGAAGACCTCGGCATGACCGCCAGACAATACTCCATCGCACTAACCGTCACCTACGTGCCCTACAttgtcgccgagctgccTCTCACCCTTGCGATCAAGAAGGTCGGGCCCAACATTCTCATTCCCGTACTTGTGATTTCGTGGGGCCTCGTCACGACGTTCCAGGGCTTTGTCACGAGCTACCCCGGTCTGTTGGTAGCGCGTTTCTTCCTCGGCTTGACTGAGGGCGCTATCCTCCCG tccTCAATGACGTACCTGTCCAACTTTTACCGGCGCGCGGACATGGGTAAGCGCGTGgcgttcttcttctcggccacGTCGCTTGCCGGCGCGTTCTCgggcctcctcgccgccgcccttcTCAACATGCACGGGCTTGGTGGTAAGAAGGGCTGGGCGTGGATCTTCATCAT CGAGGGCCTCCTCACCATCGTCTGCGGCGTTGGATCCTTCTTCATCCTGCCCCGCACCCCTGGTACGGCATGGTGGCTCAAGCCTGAGGAACGTGTGGCCCTGGTagccgccctcgagcgtgACGCCCCCATCGCCGAGCAGAAGGAGAAACTCACATGGTCAGCTTGTGTCAGTGCCCTCAAGGCCCCGCAGGTGTGGTTCATGTTCACGCAATTCTTCGCCTCGGGCGCAATGCTCTACGGCATGGCGTACT TCTCGCCAACAATCGTCGGTTCATTGGGATACAAGGGGACCAAGATTCAGCTCATGTCTGTTCCACCGTATGTGGTTTCGGCCGtcttcgccctcgcctGTTGCTGGGCATCGGATAGGCTCCAGATGCGCGGTCCGTTCGTCATTCTCTCGTCGCTCGTCAGTGTTATCGGATACGCAATGTACCGCGGCAGCACGGATAAGCATGTTCAATACGGAGCGCTTTTCCTGCAGGTCATGGGGGCGTATACTGTTGCACCGCTTCAGTCGACCTGGATGC ccaacaacctcgcccCGTTCTACCGCCGCGTGACCGGTATCACAATGGGCTTCATCTCCACAAACTCTGGGGGCATTCTCTCAACGTGGCTCTTCCCCAAGCCTCCGTTCCACAAGGGTGCGGATGTTCTCTTGGGCATGTCGGCCAGTATTGTGATCTGGGCCGCGGCGAATATGGCCTACCTTGGCTGGGAGAATAAGAAGCGTGCACGTGCTGGCGGATTCGAGGGCAACGCTGCGCCTGGAGATGACGGCGTGCCCGGAGACCGCAGTGTACACTATCGTTACATTTTATAA
- the cdc16 gene encoding uncharacterized protein (Domain in Tre-2, BUB2p, and Cdc16p. Probable Rab-GAPs) has translation MAPCTSPSGDVYDQLAALLSPPGAYPAARYRSSSEIADGQKRIRRIILTEGIPEPDGRPSLRPRIWKLLLKVDHLGAEDYLRYVGLGPSAVSLKIKEDTNRTFRTDSLFQGRVQEEMLIRLLEAFAWKSQCTTGERSFTYVQGMNALAAPFLYVMPSQLEAFACFAALVERGIPQFVLGTNTEGAIRGAEILDKCLRIVDPELEDHLRGCHLTGQIYAFPSVLTMCACTPPLEEVIRLWDFLLAFGVHLNILCIIAQLLLIREDLMATKSPMKLLRTFPPLKARAVIGITLALVKDIPEDVYKELVAHPVHPVHIAPLPPGM, from the exons ATGGCACCTtgcacctcgccctctggCGACGTGTacgaccagctcgccgcgctcctctcGCCTCCCGGCGCATACCCTGCTGCGCGCTACCGGTCCTCGTCTGAAATCGCGGACGGACAGAAACGCATCCGCCGCATCATCCTCACAGAAGGCATCCCCGAGCCC GATGGCCGTCCGTCCCTCCGCCCACGCATTTGGAAACTTTTGCTCAAAGTGGACCACCTCGGGGCAGAAGATTACCTGCGCTatgtcggcctcggcccgTCAGCCGTCTCCTTAAAGA TCAAGGAGGACACGAACCGCACCTTTCGCACCGACAGCCTATTTCAAGGACGTGTACAGGAGGAGATGCTGATCCGGCTACTGGAAGCGTTCGCGTGGAAGAGCCAGTGCACGACGGGGGAGAGGAGCTTCACTTATGTCCAGGGGATgaacgcgctcgccgccccgTTCTTGTATGTGATGCCATCACAGCTCGAGGCGTTTGCGTGCTTCGCcgcccttgtcgagcgcggTATTCCTCAGTTTGTCCTGGGCACTAATACCGAGGGCGCGATTCGTGGTGCCGAG ATCCTCGACAAATGTCTCCGCATCgtcgaccccgagctcgaAGACCACCTTCGAGGCTGCCATCTCACAGGCCAGATCTACGCCTTTCCCT ccgTGCTGACCATGTGCGCGTGCACGCCGCCGTTAGAGGAGGTCATCCGGCTCTGGGA CTTTCTCCTCGCCTTTGGCGTGCACCTCAACATTCTGTGTATCATTGcacagctcctcctcatccgcgAGGACCTGATGGCGACCAAGTC gccaATGAAGCTCCTGCGCACGTTCCCGCCGCTGAAAGCGCGCGCCGTCATAGGCatcacgctcgcgctcgtcaaggacaTCCCAGAGGACGTGTACAAGGAGCTTGTCGCGCACCCCGTGCATCCGGTGCACATTGCGCCATTACCGCCTGGGATGTAG